The following proteins are encoded in a genomic region of Rhodoferax aquaticus:
- a CDS encoding phosphomannomutase/phosphoglucomutase translates to MKIAPSIFKAYDIRGVVPTTVTEEIALGLGRAFGTMARAEGQTTVAVGRDGRLSGPMLAEALMRGLEEAGVSVIDVGMVTTPMLYFAANTLCESGIQVTGSHNPRDYNGFKMVLGGRAIYGQEIQNLRTTMEKESWKLQPSGPRQMVNVLPAYTARIVGDIKLDRPIKIVVDSGNGIAGASAPDILRAIGCEVQELFSDVDGNFPNHHPDPSKPENLRDLVAALQAGDAELGLAFDGDGDRLGIVTKDGATIYPDRQMMLFAQDVLSRVPGGTIIFDVKCSQRLAPAIEAAGGVPMMYKTGHSLIKAKMREIDSPLGGEMSGHIFFKERWYGFDDGTYAGCRLLEIVSKAANASAVLNALPTSFSTPELNVPCAEGEPHALVAQLVAKVAFEAPAVLNTIDGLRVDWPDGFGLVRASNTTPVLVLRFEGHTQAALDRIQAAMLGLLHSVKPDAHIEQAAH, encoded by the coding sequence ATGAAAATTGCACCATCGATATTCAAAGCGTATGACATCCGGGGCGTCGTGCCCACCACGGTGACCGAAGAGATCGCCTTAGGCTTGGGACGCGCGTTTGGCACCATGGCCAGAGCAGAAGGACAAACTACCGTGGCCGTCGGCCGTGACGGTCGCTTGAGTGGTCCCATGCTGGCAGAGGCTTTGATGCGTGGTTTGGAGGAGGCTGGTGTTTCTGTGATTGATGTTGGTATGGTGACGACTCCCATGCTGTACTTCGCGGCCAATACCTTGTGCGAAAGTGGCATTCAAGTAACCGGAAGCCATAACCCTCGGGACTACAACGGCTTCAAAATGGTGCTGGGTGGACGGGCTATCTATGGCCAAGAGATTCAAAATCTGCGCACCACCATGGAAAAAGAGAGCTGGAAGCTGCAGCCCTCTGGTCCCCGTCAAATGGTCAATGTGCTCCCCGCGTACACCGCACGCATTGTGGGCGACATCAAACTTGACCGCCCTATCAAGATCGTGGTGGACTCTGGCAATGGGATTGCAGGAGCGTCAGCCCCTGACATTCTTCGCGCCATCGGGTGTGAAGTGCAAGAGCTGTTTAGTGATGTTGATGGCAACTTCCCCAATCACCATCCAGACCCCAGCAAACCCGAAAACCTGCGGGATCTCGTGGCCGCCTTGCAGGCGGGCGACGCAGAACTGGGCCTGGCTTTTGACGGTGACGGTGACCGCCTTGGGATTGTCACGAAAGACGGCGCCACCATTTACCCCGACCGACAAATGATGTTGTTTGCGCAAGACGTGTTGTCACGCGTGCCTGGTGGCACTATTATTTTTGACGTGAAGTGTTCTCAGCGTTTGGCACCTGCCATTGAAGCGGCCGGTGGCGTGCCCATGATGTACAAAACCGGACACTCACTGATCAAAGCGAAGATGCGCGAAATTGACTCCCCCTTAGGCGGGGAAATGAGTGGCCACATATTCTTCAAAGAGCGTTGGTATGGCTTTGACGATGGCACCTACGCGGGTTGCCGTTTGTTGGAAATTGTGAGCAAGGCCGCAAACGCTAGTGCGGTGTTGAATGCTTTGCCCACTAGCTTTTCCACGCCAGAGTTGAATGTGCCATGTGCGGAAGGTGAGCCCCACGCCTTGGTGGCCCAGTTGGTGGCTAAAGTGGCATTCGAAGCGCCTGCAGTACTCAACACCATCGACGGTTTGCGCGTTGATTGGCCCGATGGCTTTGGCTTGGTGCGCGCGTCCAACACCACTCCAGTCCTCGTGCTGCGTTTTGAGGGGCACACCCAAGCAGCGCTGGACCGCATTCAAGCCGCAATGTTGGGTTTGCTGCATTCGGTCAAACCAGACGCCCATATTGAGCAAGCAGCGCATTGA